DNA from Arthrobacter sp. StoSoilB19:
GCGCAGGGTGCGGGCACTTTGGGCCAGGAGTCCGGCCACCGGGACAACGCCCAGTGCCAGCTTCCGGAGGTTGGGGTCCCGGCTGTACCTTTCCGCGATGCTGCCGGCGGACAACAGGGAGTCGATCCGTCCGGCTCCCACCTCGTCGGCACGGGACAGCACCGCGATGGCGTTGACCGTACCCGAGCGGCCCGCCGCGGTGTCGCGGAAGGATTCCAGGAACCTCAGATCGGACGCGTGCATGTGGCGCATCAGGTAGATGACGGCATCAGCTTCCGACGCCGAATCCTCCGGAGCCAGGAAACGTATGGACCGTGCGGACACGTCCTGGGACACGGAAGCGATGCCGGGGGTGTCGATCAGCGTCATGGCCTGCAGGGCCGGCGCAGGCCATTCGACGTCGAGCCGTTCCACTTCCTCCGCCTCGACGCCGTCGAGGGCGAAGACCAGGCGCCCGTCCACGCGTTTCAACGGCAGGTTCCGGGGCTCCCCAGTGACGGGGTGGAGCGTGATGCGGGGAGTGTGGCCGTGCCGGTACCAGGTGACGATCCGCGTGCATTCGCCGGTGTCCGTCGGCGCGATTTCCTCACCAATGATGGCGTTGAGGAGCGTGGATTTTCCTGCCTTCACCATGCCGGCAATGGCAATCCGCAATGGCTCGGCAAGCCGCCGCGCGTAGCCGCGCAGCGCTTCGGCAGCCTGGGCGTCGTCGCCGTAGACCTCCAGCGCTTCCCGGATCAGTCCGGCTGCCCCGGCCGTGGTGGACGGCGTCATCCAACGCCCGCCCCGGCACGGGTCCCGGCGGCCATGACCTCCGCGGCCACGGCTTCCGCGGCCCGGTGCAGCGCATCCACTTTTTTGAGTTCGGCCCTGATCTCCCGGATCCGCCCTTCCCTCTCCTCGGCATACGATTTGGCGGCCTTCTGGGCCGCGGCCACCGAATCCGACAATGACCTGTGGTACTCGTCCGCGATGTCGGTGAAGTGGTCCCGGATGGTCCGCTGGACCAGGCGCAGCCTGTCCTTGAGCTGCTTTCCCACCTGGAACGTCACGTCGTCGAGCTGGCGCCTCAACAGCGCCTTGGCCTCGCCCTGGCGCCGTTTGAGCCGCGTTTCCTTGTCCTCCCGGTAGGCCTTGCGCCCCAGCAGCAGTCCGGCGCCCACCGACAGGGGATTGATCAGGGCCATCCCGAAAATACCTGTGAGGAGGCCAAACATCAGAACGCCGCCATAGGAGCCGCGCATGCCGATCAGGACTTTCTGGATTGGGTTGACCCGGCCCGGGTCCAGTTCCGCCATCTGGTCCACCGGATCCAGCGCGTCCCCTGAATCGGCAACGTGCAGGACGGGCAGCGATACTTCGTCGGCAGCGAAATGTTCCGCCACCTGCGCCGCCAGCCACTGCGACCGCTCGCTGGTCCAGACAAAGGTGTCCGACACCGCCGCGGCGGCGCAATCTTCGAGCCACTGGGAAAATTCCGTCCAGACCGGCCCGGGATCGCCCTGGTCGATGGCCGACTCGGCTTCCCGTTGGATCCGGCGCAGGCGGTCCCGGAGGTCGTATTCCATGTCGGCAATGAGGTCGTTGATGCCGTCGCTGAGGGTCAGCTGCCAGCGCGCAGACCGTTTCCGCATGTCGTCCGCCTCTGTTTTCGCCTGCTCAAGGTCCGCGAGCATCTGCGGCGTACCCGCAGGGTTCTCCAGGGCCTCAAGCTCGGACTGCAGGGACAGCCGCAGGTTGTCCGTCACGGACAGCAGGTCCTGGCTGACGGAGCGGCGCTGGATGCGCTGCGCCTTGCCCACCACATCGTTGCGCAGATGGGCCACCAGGCCGGGAAAGCCCGATTCCGCGTTGAGCTCGCTGTCCTGGAGCCGGGAGGCCTCA
Protein-coding regions in this window:
- a CDS encoding dynamin family protein yields the protein MTPSTTAGAAGLIREALEVYGDDAQAAEALRGYARRLAEPLRIAIAGMVKAGKSTLLNAIIGEEIAPTDTGECTRIVTWYRHGHTPRITLHPVTGEPRNLPLKRVDGRLVFALDGVEAEEVERLDVEWPAPALQAMTLIDTPGIASVSQDVSARSIRFLAPEDSASEADAVIYLMRHMHASDLRFLESFRDTAAGRSGTVNAIAVLSRADEVGAGRIDSLLSAGSIAERYSRDPNLRKLALGVVPVAGLLAQSARTLRQPDFEALQLLATLDRAARERMLLSADRFRRSREPVALTEEARSSLLERYGLFGIRLAVVLIRNGYPEPTPLAHELARRSGLDPLLEVLDRQFQARAEALKARTVLVAVGNLLDTRPREGTQELAASLERVQANAHEFRELRLLAALRTAGVDLAPELAAEAERLIGGRGAAASLRLGMAPDSGPDVLAAEARRCLARWRRVAESPLTARSAVETCRVVIRSCEGVLADFAARDAQAQSA
- a CDS encoding dynamin family protein; its protein translation is MTAGQLVRLVDEGLQLVGGGERADLRRRLEQAMARLQDPSIRVIVVGEFKQGKSKLINALVNAPVCPVDDDIATSVPTIVRYGEPASAAVLVPAAEKAPGEAAADGREGNVERRPVDLAELPALVSEQGNPGNSLKLAAAEVCLPRRILTGGLTIIDSPGVGGMGSTHTLTTLTALPTADAMLLVSDASQEYTEPELRFLRQAMRITPSVAAVLSKTDLYPDWRRVGELDRTHLDQVAPDIPLFPVSADLRLEASRLQDSELNAESGFPGLVAHLRNDVVGKAQRIQRRSVSQDLLSVTDNLRLSLQSELEALENPAGTPQMLADLEQAKTEADDMRKRSARWQLTLSDGINDLIADMEYDLRDRLRRIQREAESAIDQGDPGPVWTEFSQWLEDCAAAAVSDTFVWTSERSQWLAAQVAEHFAADEVSLPVLHVADSGDALDPVDQMAELDPGRVNPIQKVLIGMRGSYGGVLMFGLLTGIFGMALINPLSVGAGLLLGRKAYREDKETRLKRRQGEAKALLRRQLDDVTFQVGKQLKDRLRLVQRTIRDHFTDIADEYHRSLSDSVAAAQKAAKSYAEEREGRIREIRAELKKVDALHRAAEAVAAEVMAAGTRAGAGVG